A part of Terriglobus roseus genomic DNA contains:
- a CDS encoding RNA polymerase sigma factor, with protein sequence MPTVAEQTGTEEIHPDVALVEAARNGDDAAFEKLVRQYDRQIFRVAQHITQNREDAEDITQDVFMKAYGKLDQFQGNSKFSTWLTRIAVNESLMRLRKRKTSRTVSMDQEVQTEEGSIPRDFADWTPDPEQQYSSSELGDILQKTISGLSPGFRTVFTLRDIENLSTEETAEALGLSVPAVKSRLLRARLQLRERLSRYLKRKDGSVRP encoded by the coding sequence ATGCCAACGGTAGCCGAACAGACCGGAACAGAAGAGATTCACCCCGACGTTGCGCTGGTTGAAGCCGCGCGCAACGGTGACGACGCCGCGTTTGAAAAGCTGGTACGGCAGTATGACCGCCAGATATTCCGCGTAGCGCAGCACATCACGCAAAACCGCGAAGACGCTGAGGATATTACTCAGGACGTCTTCATGAAGGCTTACGGCAAGCTGGACCAGTTCCAGGGCAACAGCAAGTTCTCCACTTGGCTGACGCGTATCGCCGTGAATGAGAGCCTGATGCGGCTGCGGAAACGCAAAACCAGCCGTACCGTCTCCATGGACCAGGAAGTGCAGACGGAAGAGGGGTCCATCCCCCGTGATTTCGCCGATTGGACACCTGATCCTGAGCAGCAGTACAGTTCTTCCGAGCTTGGAGACATCCTGCAGAAGACGATTTCAGGTTTGTCGCCAGGTTTCCGCACCGTTTTCACCCTCCGCGACATCGAAAACTTGTCGACGGAAGAAACGGCAGAGGCGCTCGGATTGAGTGTCCCGGCGGTTAAGTCGAGACTGCTACGGGCAAGGCTTCAACTGCGTGAGCGTTTGAGCCGATACCTGAAGCGCAAGGATGGGAGCGTCAGACCGTGA